A genomic window from Candidatus Thiocaldithrix dubininis includes:
- the phoB gene encoding phosphate regulon transcriptional regulator PhoB, which translates to MSLVTKKQILCVEDEVAIRNMIRFSLEREGYQVFEAADARAARALAAEHKIDLMLIDWMLPDMSGPELIRRFRQDDLTRKIPMLMLTAKGEEEDVIYGLDAGADDYLSKPVSLKTLNARIKALLRRTEGFGEPRVINMGRLQLNQEAHQFKIDGVAVHLGTTEYRLLEFLMEHPGKVYSRTQLLDFVWGQTTYIEERTVDVHVLRLRKTLKQHNAEQVIQTVRGTGYRFSLETDNE; encoded by the coding sequence ATTAGCCTTGTCACTAAAAAGCAAATTTTGTGTGTAGAAGATGAAGTAGCGATTCGCAATATGATTCGCTTTTCTTTGGAACGTGAAGGCTATCAAGTGTTTGAGGCGGCGGATGCGAGAGCCGCCCGCGCTTTAGCGGCTGAACACAAAATTGATTTAATGTTAATTGATTGGATGCTGCCGGATATGTCAGGTCCTGAATTGATTCGGCGGTTTCGGCAAGACGATTTAACCCGCAAGATTCCCATGCTCATGTTGACCGCGAAAGGTGAGGAAGAAGACGTGATTTATGGTCTGGATGCGGGGGCGGATGATTATCTAAGCAAGCCTGTTTCTTTGAAGACCTTGAATGCCCGTATTAAAGCGCTCTTAAGGCGTACAGAAGGCTTTGGTGAACCGCGTGTGATTAATATGGGACGCTTGCAACTTAACCAAGAAGCGCATCAGTTCAAAATTGATGGGGTGGCGGTGCATTTGGGCACAACCGAGTATCGTTTACTGGAGTTTCTCATGGAACATCCGGGTAAGGTTTATTCGCGCACGCAATTGTTAGATTTTGTGTGGGGGCAAACCACTTATATCGAAGAACGTACCGTGGATGTACACGTTTTACGCCTACGCAAAACCTTAAAACAGCATAATGCCGAACAGGTGATTCAAACGGTGCGTGGCACAGGTTATCGGTTTAGCTTAGAGACAGACAATGAATGA
- a CDS encoding CPBP family intramembrane metalloprotease — protein sequence MSYLQQALKGKNEWWRYLLSICVILFFWQLLGSIPAVILVLKIMTDDNPATDFDQATLQFSGVDPIISYLVLSFSFIALLVGLYIAVRFIHQRAFLSLVRDAERINWSRFLQGFGVYIGLMLILSLVNYLSSPDNYNFTFDAKQFFIFLPLALILTPIQASTEELLFRGYLMQTFGLASQNKWLAAIVSGILFMLPHLLNPEAKLDPVIMPFTYFWLGFFLAVVTLKDDALELAMGAHSANNLYTFLFSNYEGSAVQSPSIFTETSIDPLGSLISLLFVSAAFYVIIFYLLPKRHTA from the coding sequence GTGTCCTATTTACAGCAAGCTCTCAAGGGTAAAAATGAATGGTGGCGCTACCTATTGAGTATTTGCGTTATCCTCTTTTTCTGGCAATTGCTAGGTTCAATTCCTGCTGTCATTTTAGTTTTAAAAATCATGACGGATGACAATCCTGCAACTGATTTTGATCAAGCTACCTTACAGTTTAGTGGAGTTGATCCGATTATTAGCTATCTCGTGTTAAGCTTTAGTTTTATAGCGTTATTAGTTGGTTTATATATTGCCGTGCGCTTTATTCACCAACGCGCATTCTTATCCTTGGTGCGTGATGCAGAGCGGATTAACTGGTCGCGTTTTTTGCAAGGTTTTGGCGTGTATATTGGTTTAATGTTGATATTAAGCCTCGTGAATTACCTTAGTAGCCCTGACAACTACAATTTTACGTTTGATGCCAAACAATTCTTCATCTTTTTGCCATTAGCCTTAATTTTGACGCCCATTCAAGCGTCCACTGAGGAATTATTATTTCGCGGTTATTTAATGCAGACATTTGGTTTAGCCAGTCAGAACAAATGGTTAGCAGCTATTGTCTCCGGCATTTTATTTATGTTACCGCATTTATTAAATCCAGAAGCTAAGCTTGACCCTGTAATTATGCCGTTTACCTATTTCTGGTTAGGCTTCTTTTTAGCGGTAGTGACGTTAAAAGATGATGCCCTAGAATTAGCAATGGGGGCGCATTCGGCGAATAATTTATATACCTTCTTGTTTAGTAACTATGAAGGTTCTGCGGTGCAATCGCCTTCTATATTTACGGAAACCAGCATTGACCCTTTAGGCAGTTTGATTAGTTTACTATTCGTTTCCGCTGCCTTTTACGTCATTATTTTTTACCTCTTACCGAAACGCCACACAGCTTAA
- the phoR gene encoding phosphate regulon sensor histidine kinase PhoR: MNDYWGVERYRFGLILGIGALIAFVTPYPWEVLTGVLAAYIGWMLFKLNQLKQWLSLGQKPEDIPDSDGAWEQIAYLFQKARQDIKRHEADQQAALQRFNDILSVLPDAAVLLDSQHHILWANASAEKLLGIKDPQDRMQRLETLVRNPELHKLLTEHSLEKIQITAPRNRHISLRVNLIPLQGNTFLLNARDISQRLQLQRTRRAFVANASHELKTPLTVLMGYMELFEAEPNLSEQLQFGLQQSREQAQRMQHIIEDMLALSRLENQEDAPSRGQPVKFPQLLRKQIKAMQDTLAEGSHDLQADIDETLDINGIQADLISVVTNLLANAVKHTPIGTQIQVVWRRNDQAEACLSVIDNGTGIPEKHLAHLAERFYRVDAGRSREKGGTGLGLAIVKHAVQAHDGELKIESKPGRTEFRACFPSSRWVLQENAA, from the coding sequence ATGAATGATTATTGGGGTGTAGAGCGTTACCGCTTTGGTCTGATCTTAGGCATTGGTGCATTGATTGCCTTTGTTACGCCGTATCCGTGGGAAGTCTTAACTGGGGTTTTAGCCGCTTATATCGGTTGGATGTTGTTCAAACTGAATCAGTTAAAACAATGGTTATCATTAGGGCAAAAACCTGAAGACATTCCGGATAGTGATGGTGCTTGGGAGCAAATTGCTTATTTATTTCAAAAAGCGCGGCAAGACATCAAACGCCATGAAGCCGATCAGCAAGCGGCTTTGCAACGCTTTAATGACATTCTATCCGTTTTACCCGATGCCGCAGTATTGTTGGATAGCCAACACCATATTTTATGGGCGAATGCGTCGGCAGAGAAATTATTAGGCATTAAAGATCCACAAGACCGGATGCAACGCTTGGAAACGTTAGTGCGTAACCCCGAGTTACATAAACTGTTAACTGAACATAGTTTAGAAAAAATCCAGATAACTGCGCCTCGGAATCGACACATTAGTTTGCGCGTGAATCTGATTCCGTTGCAGGGCAATACCTTTTTATTAAATGCACGGGATATTAGTCAGCGCTTGCAATTACAGCGAACTCGTCGGGCATTTGTGGCGAATGCCTCCCATGAATTAAAAACGCCGCTCACGGTATTAATGGGCTATATGGAATTGTTTGAAGCTGAGCCGAATTTATCCGAGCAATTGCAATTTGGTTTACAGCAATCCCGCGAACAAGCCCAACGCATGCAGCATATTATTGAGGATATGTTGGCGCTGTCACGCTTAGAGAACCAAGAAGATGCGCCCTCACGCGGTCAACCCGTGAAATTTCCGCAATTGTTACGCAAGCAAATTAAGGCAATGCAAGATACCTTGGCAGAAGGTAGTCATGACCTGCAGGCAGATATTGACGAGACGCTGGATATTAATGGGATTCAAGCCGATTTAATCAGTGTAGTAACCAATTTATTAGCCAATGCGGTTAAACATACGCCCATTGGTACGCAGATTCAGGTGGTGTGGCGACGCAATGACCAAGCTGAAGCTTGTTTAAGCGTAATTGATAATGGCACGGGGATTCCAGAGAAGCATTTAGCGCATTTAGCCGAGCGCTTTTATCGTGTAGATGCAGGGCGTTCACGCGAGAAGGGTGGTACGGGTTTAGGCTTAGCGATTGTGAAACATGCTGTGCAAGCCCATGATGGCGAATTGAAGATTGAAAGCAAGCCCGGTCGTACTGAATTCCGGGCTTGTTTTCCAAGTTCGCGCTGGGTATTACAAGAAAATGCCGCGTAA
- a CDS encoding DNA recombination protein RmuC, which translates to MDSTALQLGEWIQRHLLLIVSSLSLLSGFGLAYLWYGRTLAKTRLALEQLTWQFEHTQQLHAERSQQWQDAQTQLQQAFASTSEQALRNNHTQFLQLAQETLGRFQVESQADLAQRQRSIDYLVQPIQQALEKTELQIRQIEKERQASFGMLSEQIRGMLNDQMALRAETGRLAKALRTPSLKGQWGELSLKRIVELAGMNAHCDFQEQVVKTDSERTIRPDLVIRMPDARELIVDAKAPLDAYLDAVNAETLEQRKAHLQRHVKQVREHVRNLAAKRYWEQFEHAPDFVVLFIPGEHFLSAALDQDKSLLEDALNDKVILATPTTLIALLRAVAYGWKQALLGQNARKVKMLGEELHKRVSIFVEHMDKLGRSLGTSVETYNKALGSLERNVIPSMRRLAEVGISSSRELNEIQPIETVPRTPYVNGKDKAQAVELDSRSPSQTND; encoded by the coding sequence ATGGATTCAACTGCTTTACAGCTTGGTGAATGGATTCAGCGCCATTTGCTGTTGATTGTAAGTAGCTTAAGCTTACTGAGTGGCTTTGGCTTAGCTTACCTTTGGTATGGACGCACTTTAGCTAAAACTCGCTTAGCCTTAGAACAACTCACATGGCAATTCGAGCATACTCAGCAATTACACGCTGAACGCAGTCAACAATGGCAAGACGCACAAACGCAGTTACAGCAAGCGTTTGCTAGTACTTCTGAACAAGCTTTACGTAATAATCACACACAATTTTTACAATTAGCGCAGGAAACGCTGGGTCGCTTTCAGGTGGAATCACAAGCGGATTTAGCGCAACGGCAACGTTCGATTGATTATTTAGTGCAGCCCATTCAACAAGCTTTAGAAAAAACCGAGTTACAAATTCGCCAGATTGAAAAAGAGCGACAGGCTTCGTTTGGTATGTTGAGTGAGCAAATTCGTGGCATGTTAAACGATCAAATGGCGTTACGTGCGGAAACTGGACGCTTAGCCAAAGCCTTACGCACGCCTAGTCTAAAAGGGCAGTGGGGCGAGCTCAGCCTAAAGCGTATTGTCGAATTGGCGGGCATGAATGCGCATTGTGATTTTCAAGAGCAAGTAGTAAAAACCGATAGTGAACGCACCATTCGTCCGGATTTAGTTATTCGTATGCCTGATGCGCGTGAATTAATTGTCGATGCTAAAGCGCCGTTAGATGCGTATTTAGATGCAGTCAATGCCGAAACCTTAGAGCAACGTAAAGCACATTTACAACGGCATGTGAAACAAGTGCGTGAGCATGTCCGTAATTTGGCAGCTAAGCGCTATTGGGAGCAATTCGAGCACGCGCCGGATTTTGTGGTGTTGTTTATTCCGGGTGAACACTTTCTAAGCGCTGCCTTAGATCAAGATAAAAGCCTGTTGGAAGATGCTTTGAATGACAAAGTAATTTTAGCCACACCTACCACCTTGATTGCGCTGTTACGTGCGGTAGCGTATGGCTGGAAACAAGCGTTATTGGGGCAAAATGCGCGTAAAGTTAAAATGCTGGGCGAGGAATTGCATAAGCGCGTCAGTATTTTTGTTGAACATATGGACAAACTGGGGCGTAGTTTGGGCACAAGCGTAGAAACCTATAATAAAGCCTTGGGTTCATTAGAGCGTAATGTGATTCCCAGTATGCGGCGTTTAGCGGAAGTGGGTATATCGTCCAGTCGTGAATTAAATGAGATTCAGCCTATTGAAACCGTCCCGCGTACCCCTTATGTAAACGGCAAAGATAAAGCCCAAGCGGTTGAACTGGACAGCCGCTCACCCAGTCAAACTAACGATTAA
- the gph gene encoding phosphoglycolate phosphatase (PGP is an essential enzyme in the glycolate salvage pathway in higher organisms (photorespiration in plants). Phosphoglycolate results from the oxidase activity of RubisCO in the Calvin cycle when concentrations of carbon dioxide are low relative to oxygen. This enzyme is a member of the Haloacid Dehalogenase (HAD) superfamily of aspartate-nucleophile hydrolase enzymes (PF00702).), translated as MLTSSDLPISCMLFDLDGTLVDTAPDLVNALNAVLHQEGLTPYPLDQIRPTVSHGTVAMLNHAFGNSQPEIDFKRRQQVFLDYYLANICVQSQLFTGMSLLLNTLQTKGIPWGVVTNKPHYLTVPLMRALGLIEQASSIVSGDTLSVAKPHPEPLLLAAQQCGVNPTECLYIGDAQRDIIAGQRAGMRTVVAQYGYLSAADLMEDWQADFRIQAPIELLRFINGTQA; from the coding sequence ATGCTGACAAGTTCTGATTTGCCGATAAGCTGTATGCTGTTTGACCTTGATGGCACATTGGTAGACACTGCGCCCGACCTTGTCAATGCCTTGAATGCTGTGTTGCACCAAGAAGGGTTAACCCCTTACCCTTTAGACCAGATCCGCCCCACCGTTTCCCACGGTACTGTGGCTATGTTAAACCACGCTTTCGGCAACTCTCAGCCTGAAATAGATTTTAAGCGTCGTCAACAAGTTTTTTTAGATTATTATCTCGCAAATATTTGTGTGCAATCCCAACTATTTACGGGTATGTCGTTATTGCTTAATACCCTGCAAACCAAGGGTATACCTTGGGGAGTGGTGACCAATAAGCCGCATTATTTAACCGTACCGTTGATGCGTGCGTTGGGTTTAATCGAACAAGCCAGCAGTATTGTCAGTGGGGATACCTTAAGCGTTGCCAAACCCCATCCCGAGCCGCTGTTATTAGCTGCGCAACAATGCGGCGTAAATCCCACGGAGTGTTTGTATATTGGCGATGCCCAGCGTGATATTATCGCCGGGCAACGTGCGGGTATGCGTACTGTGGTTGCGCAATACGGTTATTTGAGTGCGGCTGATCTTATGGAGGATTGGCAAGCTGATTTTAGGATTCAAGCCCCAATTGAATTACTACGCTTTATAAACGGAACACAAGCCTAA
- the pstC gene encoding phosphate ABC transporter permease subunit PstC, with amino-acid sequence MNTSGILLSLLALAAFSYFIGRKKSLAVATRVARGGNNLHSLPSYYGYLVAVWAGIPALTLFVIWTIASTPIITNLTLAHLPPELQNQSADQVSLITNQIRTLVANGVDTATDPVMKVAAQEYTRLQDISALLKTVMVLALALIGMAFGLRLIKPSMRARNQVERVIQVGMIICASIAILTTVGIVFSVLFESLRFFSMVPVTDFLFGTHWSPQTALRVDQVGGSGSFGAIPLFVGTLLISTIALVIAVPLGLMSAIYLSEYAGSKMRAYVKPALEILAGIPTVVYGFFAALTVAPFIRDLGQAMGLNVASESALAAGLVMGVMIIPFMSSLSDDVINAVPQAMRDGSYGMGATKSETIKQVVLPAALPGIVGAFLLAASRAIGETMIVVMAAGLSANLTFNPLEAVTTVTVQIVTLLTGDQEFDSAKTLAAFALGLTLFIVTLLLNILALHIVRKYREQYE; translated from the coding sequence ATGAATACATCAGGCATTTTGCTGAGTTTGTTAGCACTTGCTGCCTTTAGTTATTTTATAGGGCGCAAAAAATCGCTAGCTGTTGCGACACGAGTCGCACGCGGTGGCAATAATCTACATTCGTTACCTTCTTACTACGGCTACTTGGTCGCGGTCTGGGCGGGTATACCGGCGTTAACGCTGTTTGTGATTTGGACAATTGCTTCCACCCCGATTATTACCAACTTGACCTTGGCACACTTACCGCCTGAATTGCAAAATCAGTCAGCCGATCAAGTGAGCTTAATCACCAATCAAATCCGCACGCTGGTAGCAAATGGCGTGGATACGGCTACGGATCCGGTGATGAAAGTCGCGGCGCAAGAATACACACGTTTACAAGATATTAGTGCACTATTAAAGACCGTTATGGTTTTAGCTTTGGCACTGATCGGAATGGCTTTTGGCTTGCGATTAATTAAACCGAGCATGCGGGCGCGTAATCAAGTGGAGCGCGTCATTCAGGTAGGAATGATTATCTGCGCCTCCATTGCGATATTAACCACGGTTGGGATTGTCTTTTCAGTGCTATTTGAATCTTTACGCTTCTTTAGCATGGTGCCCGTGACCGATTTTCTATTCGGTACACATTGGAGTCCGCAAACTGCCTTACGTGTTGATCAAGTCGGCGGTTCAGGTTCATTTGGCGCGATTCCTTTATTTGTAGGCACATTGTTAATTTCTACCATTGCTTTAGTGATTGCCGTACCCCTAGGTTTAATGTCAGCGATTTATTTATCTGAATACGCAGGTTCTAAAATGCGTGCTTATGTGAAGCCTGCATTAGAAATTTTGGCAGGCATTCCAACCGTGGTGTATGGCTTCTTTGCCGCCTTAACCGTTGCGCCGTTTATTCGCGATTTGGGGCAGGCAATGGGGCTAAATGTAGCCTCGGAAAGTGCCTTAGCCGCTGGACTTGTGATGGGTGTGATGATTATTCCCTTTATGTCTTCCCTGTCGGATGACGTGATTAATGCTGTGCCGCAAGCGATGCGTGACGGTTCTTATGGCATGGGCGCGACTAAATCCGAGACCATTAAGCAAGTAGTATTACCTGCCGCTTTACCCGGTATCGTAGGTGCATTCTTATTGGCAGCATCGCGGGCGATTGGTGAAACCATGATTGTGGTAATGGCAGCAGGCTTATCCGCTAACTTAACTTTCAATCCTTTGGAAGCTGTAACGACGGTGACGGTGCAAATCGTGACACTATTAACCGGCGACCAAGAATTTGATAGTGCCAAAACCTTAGCGGCTTTTGCCTTAGGTTTAACCTTATTTATTGTGACCTTGCTGTTGAATATTTTAGCGCTGCATATTGTGCGCAAATATCGTGAACAGTATGAGTAA
- the pstB gene encoding phosphate ABC transporter ATP-binding protein PstB: MTEATLTMTAPLAPANPVAAGERKEFAHEISGTVGKPYLDDAATKFRCRDVNVYYAGGKQAIFDVGLDIGRNEVIAMIGPSGCGKSTFLRCLNRMNDTIVGTKVTGEIRLDGEDIHAREQDPVLLRARVGMVFQKPNPFPKSIYDNVAYGPRLHGLASNRSELDEIVENSLRKAGLFNEVKDRLQSPGTGLSGGQQQRLCIARTIAVSPEVILMDEPTSALDPIATATIEELIDELRQSFTICIVTHSMQQAARISQRTAYFHLGKLVEVNKTKTVFTNPEHQLTENYITGRFG; encoded by the coding sequence ATGACAGAAGCAACTTTAACTATGACTGCGCCTTTAGCTCCAGCCAATCCAGTTGCGGCTGGTGAACGTAAGGAATTTGCCCACGAAATCAGTGGCACAGTTGGCAAACCGTATTTAGATGATGCCGCCACTAAATTTCGCTGCCGTGATGTCAATGTTTATTACGCTGGTGGTAAACAGGCTATTTTTGATGTTGGTTTAGACATTGGACGTAATGAAGTAATTGCCATGATCGGTCCTTCGGGTTGTGGTAAGTCCACCTTTTTACGCTGTTTAAATCGTATGAATGACACGATTGTGGGCACGAAAGTTACGGGCGAGATTCGCTTAGATGGCGAAGATATTCATGCCAGAGAGCAAGACCCTGTGTTATTGCGTGCACGGGTGGGCATGGTATTCCAAAAACCCAATCCTTTCCCTAAGTCGATTTATGACAATGTGGCGTATGGCCCGCGTTTGCACGGTTTAGCCAGCAATCGCAGTGAGCTGGATGAGATTGTGGAGAACAGCTTAAGAAAAGCAGGTTTATTTAATGAAGTGAAAGACCGCTTACAATCACCGGGTACGGGGTTGTCTGGTGGTCAGCAACAACGCTTATGCATTGCCCGCACCATTGCCGTCAGTCCAGAAGTCATTTTAATGGATGAACCGACTTCAGCTTTGGATCCGATTGCAACAGCTACTATAGAAGAGTTAATTGACGAACTACGCCAAAGCTTTACGATTTGTATCGTGACGCACTCAATGCAGCAAGCGGCGCGTATTTCTCAACGCACCGCGTATTTTCACTTGGGTAAATTGGTTGAAGTCAATAAAACAAAAACGGTGTTTACCAACCCAGAACATCAATTAACAGAAAATTATATTACGGGTCGCTTCGGTTAA
- the phoU gene encoding phosphate signaling complex protein PhoU: MNTAQHTSHQYNKELENVRSRLMTMGGLVETQVTNAIKALLERDRLLGEKVSYADYEINSLEVALDEQCAEIIARRQPAASDLRLLITVIKVITDLERIGDEAEKIGRYAVELSEMNMVSDAFNSLRHLGEHVKTMLANTLDALGRLDINEAMQVIDDDQQVDAEFDAISRQLFTMMMEDPRNIKDSLNVTWCARSLERIGDHCTNICEYVLYLVKGKDVRHTSIQQMRDELLGG, encoded by the coding sequence ATGAATACAGCACAACACACATCGCATCAATATAACAAAGAACTCGAAAATGTTCGTAGCCGTTTAATGACCATGGGCGGTTTAGTGGAAACGCAAGTCACCAATGCAATCAAGGCTTTATTAGAGCGTGATCGTTTATTGGGTGAAAAGGTTTCCTACGCTGATTATGAAATCAATAGCTTGGAAGTCGCGTTAGACGAACAATGCGCGGAAATTATTGCGCGTCGCCAACCCGCCGCCAGCGATTTACGCTTATTAATTACAGTGATTAAAGTCATTACTGATTTAGAACGGATTGGTGATGAGGCGGAAAAAATCGGGCGTTATGCAGTCGAGCTGTCTGAAATGAATATGGTCAGCGACGCGTTTAATTCCTTACGTCATTTGGGCGAACATGTTAAAACCATGCTGGCGAATACGCTCGACGCCTTAGGGCGTTTGGATATTAATGAAGCCATGCAAGTGATTGACGATGATCAACAAGTAGACGCTGAATTTGATGCGATTTCCCGTCAATTATTTACCATGATGATGGAAGATCCGCGCAATATTAAAGACAGTTTGAATGTAACGTGGTGTGCGCGTTCATTAGAGCGCATTGGCGATCACTGTACCAATATTTGCGAGTACGTTTTGTACTTGGTGAAAGGTAAAGATGTGCGGCATACCAGCATTCAGCAAATGCGCGACGAGTTACTAGGAGGTTAA
- the pstA gene encoding phosphate ABC transporter permease PstA, which produces MSSTTELVRKGLAKRYAKEKRFRLYGLLSITLSIVFLAILMLNIFSKGLPAFTSTDIKLEVALDPQVLGVTAESTPEQLRAADYATAINNGLEKLIPGVTERKQKKALKALVSSDAPYQLRDQVMADPKLIGTTQSLWLPADDEIDMYHKGYVDRTVPEADRRIKNFQLAWLDKLESEGRLTSKFNTTFFTHGDSREPEQAGILSALMGSIYTMSLTLLFSFPIGVMAAIYLEEFAPKNNFWVDLIEVNINNLAAVPSIIFGLLGLAIFIQVFGMPRSSPLVGSFVLTLLILPTIIIASRAALKSVPPSMREAALGLGASKTQAVFHHVVPLAMPGILTGTIIGMAHAVGESAPLLMIGMVAFIVDVPHGITDPATILPVQIYLWADSPERAFTERTSAAIIILLAFMIIMNLLAIVLRKKFERRW; this is translated from the coding sequence ATGAGCAGTACTACCGAACTTGTACGTAAAGGCTTAGCCAAACGTTACGCCAAAGAAAAACGCTTTCGCTTATACGGTTTGTTATCCATTACGCTCAGCATTGTGTTCTTAGCGATTTTAATGCTGAATATTTTCTCTAAAGGCTTACCTGCGTTTACCAGTACTGATATTAAGTTAGAGGTTGCGCTTGATCCGCAAGTGTTAGGCGTGACTGCCGAATCGACGCCTGAGCAACTTAGAGCCGCAGATTATGCTACGGCTATTAACAATGGCTTGGAGAAGTTGATCCCCGGTGTGACAGAGCGTAAGCAAAAGAAAGCATTAAAAGCGTTAGTGAGTAGTGACGCACCTTATCAGTTGCGCGATCAAGTCATGGCTGATCCCAAACTGATTGGCACAACGCAAAGCTTATGGTTACCCGCCGATGATGAAATCGACATGTATCACAAGGGCTATGTGGATCGTACAGTGCCAGAAGCTGATCGGCGTATTAAAAATTTCCAATTGGCTTGGTTAGATAAACTGGAAAGTGAGGGACGCTTAACCTCTAAGTTTAATACAACCTTCTTTACGCACGGCGATTCGCGCGAGCCTGAGCAAGCGGGGATTTTAAGTGCGCTGATGGGTTCAATTTATACCATGAGTTTAACGCTGCTCTTTTCCTTCCCGATTGGGGTAATGGCAGCGATTTACTTAGAAGAATTTGCGCCTAAAAATAATTTTTGGGTGGATTTAATCGAGGTAAACATTAATAACCTTGCGGCTGTCCCCTCGATAATTTTCGGCTTGCTGGGGCTGGCTATCTTCATTCAAGTATTTGGTATGCCGCGCTCCTCACCGTTAGTGGGTAGCTTTGTGTTAACCCTACTGATTTTACCCACCATTATTATTGCCAGCCGCGCCGCTTTAAAATCTGTACCACCGTCTATGCGGGAAGCTGCTTTAGGCTTAGGCGCATCGAAAACGCAAGCGGTATTTCATCATGTAGTACCATTAGCGATGCCCGGCATTTTGACCGGCACGATTATTGGTATGGCACATGCCGTTGGTGAATCAGCCCCCTTATTAATGATTGGCATGGTGGCGTTTATTGTGGATGTACCGCATGGCATTACAGACCCCGCCACCATTCTGCCGGTACAGATTTATTTATGGGCGGATAGTCCCGAGCGTGCTTTTACAGAACGCACCTCCGCCGCGATTATTATCCTGTTGGCTTTCATGATTATTATGAATCTGTTAGCCATTGTATTGCGTAAAAAGTTTGAGAGACGTTGGTAA